From a single Nicotiana tomentosiformis chromosome 2, ASM39032v3, whole genome shotgun sequence genomic region:
- the LOC104107018 gene encoding uncharacterized protein isoform X2 → MVEEWVNATAAFRGSCYFSHAFWPSLKIECFIPCVCSHYSELKSKMTTSMGFSHVCLASSCIFYKSFILPPGLTLIGFPLSCWMEFFDGMDDDGNLRNAREFKESNENGRKASLKNSNPVRKQQFAESVTAASKDRKGEQTKKQTSVVKENKPFRGDSGPGRPTKTNI, encoded by the exons ATGGTAGAAGAGTGGGTGAATGCTACAGCAGCCTTTAGAGGTTCTTGTTATTTCTCACACGCTTTCTGGCCCTCCCTCAAAATTGAGTGTTTTATACCCTGTGTTTGCAGTCATTATTCAGAATTGAAGTCCAAAATG ACCACTTCAATGGGGTTTTCACATGTATGCCTAGCATCTTCCTGTATCTTCTACAAATCTTTTATCTTGCCTCCAGGATTGACACTGATTGGTTTTCCTCTTTCCTGTTGGATGGAGTTCTTTGATGGCATGGATGACGATGGAA ATCTTCGAAACGCTAGGGAATTCAAGGAGAGCAATGAAAATGGCCGAAAGGCATCATTGAAGAACAGCAATCCTGTCCGAAAGCAGCAGTTTGCGGAGAGCGTTACTGCTGCCTCAAAAGACAGGAAGGGTGAGCAAACAAAGAAACAAACATCAGTTGTCAAAGAAAATAAGCCTTTCAGAGGCGATTCTGGGCCTGGAAGACCTACCAAAACCAACATTTGA
- the LOC104107018 gene encoding probable mediator of RNA polymerase II transcription subunit 26b isoform X3, which translates to MCGLGRDWKVMVEEWVNATAAFRGSCYFSHAFWPSLKIECFIPCVCSHYSELKSKMTTSMGFSHFFDGMDDDGNLRNAREFKESNENGRKASLKNSNPVRKQQFAESVTAASKDRKGEQTKKQTSVVKENKPFRGDSGPGRPTKTNI; encoded by the exons ATGTGCGGACTTGGCAG AGATTGGAAGGTTATGGTAGAAGAGTGGGTGAATGCTACAGCAGCCTTTAGAGGTTCTTGTTATTTCTCACACGCTTTCTGGCCCTCCCTCAAAATTGAGTGTTTTATACCCTGTGTTTGCAGTCATTATTCAGAATTGAAGTCCAAAATG ACCACTTCAATGGGGTTTTCACAT TTCTTTGATGGCATGGATGACGATGGAA ATCTTCGAAACGCTAGGGAATTCAAGGAGAGCAATGAAAATGGCCGAAAGGCATCATTGAAGAACAGCAATCCTGTCCGAAAGCAGCAGTTTGCGGAGAGCGTTACTGCTGCCTCAAAAGACAGGAAGGGTGAGCAAACAAAGAAACAAACATCAGTTGTCAAAGAAAATAAGCCTTTCAGAGGCGATTCTGGGCCTGGAAGACCTACCAAAACCAACATTTGA
- the LOC104107018 gene encoding uncharacterized protein isoform X1, giving the protein MCGLGRDWKVMVEEWVNATAAFRGSCYFSHAFWPSLKIECFIPCVCSHYSELKSKMTTSMGFSHVCLASSCIFYKSFILPPGLTLIGFPLSCWMEFFDGMDDDGNLRNAREFKESNENGRKASLKNSNPVRKQQFAESVTAASKDRKGEQTKKQTSVVKENKPFRGDSGPGRPTKTNI; this is encoded by the exons ATGTGCGGACTTGGCAG AGATTGGAAGGTTATGGTAGAAGAGTGGGTGAATGCTACAGCAGCCTTTAGAGGTTCTTGTTATTTCTCACACGCTTTCTGGCCCTCCCTCAAAATTGAGTGTTTTATACCCTGTGTTTGCAGTCATTATTCAGAATTGAAGTCCAAAATG ACCACTTCAATGGGGTTTTCACATGTATGCCTAGCATCTTCCTGTATCTTCTACAAATCTTTTATCTTGCCTCCAGGATTGACACTGATTGGTTTTCCTCTTTCCTGTTGGATGGAGTTCTTTGATGGCATGGATGACGATGGAA ATCTTCGAAACGCTAGGGAATTCAAGGAGAGCAATGAAAATGGCCGAAAGGCATCATTGAAGAACAGCAATCCTGTCCGAAAGCAGCAGTTTGCGGAGAGCGTTACTGCTGCCTCAAAAGACAGGAAGGGTGAGCAAACAAAGAAACAAACATCAGTTGTCAAAGAAAATAAGCCTTTCAGAGGCGATTCTGGGCCTGGAAGACCTACCAAAACCAACATTTGA